One Qipengyuania aurantiaca genomic region harbors:
- the odhB gene encoding 2-oxoglutarate dehydrogenase complex dihydrolipoyllysine-residue succinyltransferase: MATEVKVPTLGESVTEASIGELLKNVGDSVAVDEPIVSLETDKVAVEAPSPVAGVIKEFKVAVGDTVEVGAVLAIVEEGGAGAAPSSEPKAAAPDAGVEKAAPEQAKEATGSDASQTLSPAVRRAVLEHGVDPSTIKGTGKDGRLTKEDVIAAAKAKGDSPAPAPAASAPAAAPAATGERREERVKMTRMRQTIAKRLKGAQDNAALLTTFNDVDMSAVMEARAKYKDMFAKKHEIRLGFMGFFAKAACLALKDVPAVNAYIEGDEIVYHDYVDISVAVSAPNGLVVPVIRDAQDKGFARIEKDIADFGKRAKEGTLTMEDMKGGTFTISNGGVFGSLMSTPIINPPQSAVLGLHRIEDRPVVVDGEIVIRPMMYIALSYDHRLIDGREAVTALKIIKEAIEDPTRMLIDL; encoded by the coding sequence ATGGCCACCGAAGTCAAAGTCCCCACGCTCGGCGAGAGCGTCACCGAAGCCTCCATCGGCGAACTGCTGAAGAATGTCGGCGATAGCGTCGCGGTGGACGAGCCGATCGTCAGCCTCGAAACCGACAAGGTCGCGGTCGAGGCTCCCTCGCCCGTCGCCGGCGTGATCAAGGAATTCAAGGTCGCCGTGGGTGACACGGTGGAAGTCGGCGCGGTCCTCGCCATCGTCGAGGAAGGCGGCGCTGGCGCTGCCCCGTCGAGCGAGCCCAAGGCGGCGGCTCCCGATGCGGGTGTCGAGAAGGCGGCTCCCGAGCAGGCCAAGGAAGCGACCGGCTCCGATGCCTCGCAGACGCTTTCGCCAGCCGTGCGCCGCGCGGTGCTTGAACACGGAGTCGATCCCTCGACCATCAAGGGCACCGGCAAGGACGGTCGCCTGACCAAGGAAGACGTGATCGCCGCCGCCAAGGCCAAGGGCGACAGCCCGGCTCCGGCTCCCGCCGCATCGGCTCCGGCTGCGGCCCCCGCTGCAACCGGCGAGCGCCGCGAGGAACGCGTCAAGATGACGCGCATGCGCCAGACCATCGCCAAGCGCCTCAAGGGCGCGCAGGACAACGCCGCGCTCCTCACCACCTTCAACGATGTCGACATGAGCGCCGTCATGGAAGCGCGCGCGAAGTACAAGGACATGTTCGCCAAGAAGCACGAGATCCGCTTGGGCTTCATGGGCTTTTTCGCCAAGGCCGCCTGCCTTGCGCTGAAGGACGTACCCGCGGTCAACGCCTATATCGAAGGCGATGAGATCGTTTATCACGACTATGTCGATATCTCGGTCGCCGTCTCGGCGCCCAACGGCCTCGTCGTCCCGGTCATTCGCGATGCGCAGGACAAGGGCTTTGCCCGCATCGAGAAGGACATCGCGGACTTCGGCAAGCGCGCCAAGGAAGGCACGCTGACGATGGAAGACATGAAGGGCGGTACCTTCACCATCTCCAACGGCGGCGTGTTCGGAAGCCTCATGTCGACCCCGATCATCAACCCGCCGCAGAGCGCCGTCCTCGGCCTCCACCGCATTGAGGACCGCCCGGTCGTGGTCGACGGCGAGATCGTCATCCGCCCGATGATGTATATCGCGCTGTCCTACGACCACCGCCTGATCGACGGCCGCGAGGCGGTCACCGCGCTCAAGATCATCAAGGAAGCGATCGAAGATCCGACCCGGATGCTTATCGACCTTTGA
- a CDS encoding S41 family peptidase: protein MKLRLALGVAFLALPLPALAAEVDPAEQRAALEEAIEMIETRYVGTQHIDTLTAELERLAAKVERAEDGQAFAKRVTERLRAVSGDGHLGLSYSEKPIPDPVEEGEQLTLNDDFEEWFGAGVNNGVQKIERLEDNVMLLDLRVFPPPSMGAETIAAAMNTVAQGNALIIDLRKNGGGAETVLLVMGYLVEPGSQFMSTYNRPRDEWTHESVPAWVPGKRFGSEKPLYILTSRRTFSAAEALAYSLQAMDRATIIGEVTGGGAHPFEYRKVSTHFALDLPEAMSRHPLTGTNWQDVGVKPDVEVPREEALDVALRLAREAIKGR from the coding sequence ATGAAACTACGCCTGGCGCTTGGCGTCGCTTTCCTCGCTCTACCGTTGCCCGCGCTTGCGGCCGAAGTCGACCCTGCCGAGCAGCGAGCGGCGCTTGAGGAAGCGATCGAGATGATCGAGACCCGCTATGTCGGCACGCAGCATATCGACACGCTGACGGCGGAATTGGAGCGTCTGGCTGCGAAAGTCGAACGTGCCGAAGATGGGCAGGCTTTCGCAAAACGCGTGACCGAACGCTTGCGCGCAGTTTCGGGCGATGGACACCTTGGGCTTTCCTATAGCGAGAAGCCGATCCCAGATCCGGTGGAGGAGGGCGAGCAGCTCACGCTGAACGACGATTTCGAGGAATGGTTCGGGGCCGGTGTCAACAACGGCGTACAGAAGATTGAGCGGCTGGAAGACAACGTCATGCTGCTCGACCTGCGCGTGTTCCCGCCGCCCTCGATGGGCGCGGAGACGATTGCGGCGGCCATGAACACGGTTGCGCAAGGCAACGCGCTCATCATCGACCTGCGCAAGAACGGGGGCGGGGCGGAAACCGTGCTGCTGGTGATGGGCTACCTCGTCGAGCCAGGCAGCCAGTTCATGTCGACCTATAACCGCCCACGCGACGAGTGGACTCATGAGTCGGTGCCCGCCTGGGTGCCGGGAAAACGCTTCGGGTCGGAAAAGCCGCTCTACATCCTGACCTCGCGCCGGACGTTTTCAGCCGCAGAGGCGCTGGCCTACAGCCTTCAGGCGATGGACCGCGCGACCATCATTGGCGAGGTAACCGGCGGCGGCGCGCACCCGTTCGAATATCGCAAGGTCAGCACGCATTTCGCGCTCGACCTGCCCGAAGCGATGTCGCGCCATCCGCTGACCGGTACCAATTGGCAGGACGTCGGAGTGAAACCCGACGTGGAAGTGCCGCGCGAGGAGGCGCTGGACGTCGCCCTACGCCTCGCCCGCGAGGCTATCAAAGGTCGATAA
- a CDS encoding trimeric intracellular cation channel family protein — translation MNEEILTPVLDWLDLAGVAIFALTGALVAAKEKQTLVTLSFFALITGVGGGTIRDLLIGAPVFWITDPWVAAICLGVALFTWFTPTRWLEGKFLSIADGMGLAAYAVLGTAKALQYGVPPVPALLMGVITGTAGGIIRDVLAGRPSILMRPELYVTAAALSASITVAGSLLGVTNWWTWIAAALAGFALRLAAILLNLALPAYDERAAAED, via the coding sequence TTGAACGAGGAAATCCTCACCCCCGTCCTCGACTGGCTGGACCTTGCTGGCGTTGCGATCTTCGCGCTGACCGGCGCGCTGGTCGCGGCCAAGGAAAAGCAGACGCTGGTGACGCTGTCCTTCTTCGCGCTGATCACCGGCGTCGGCGGCGGTACGATCCGCGACCTGCTGATCGGCGCGCCCGTGTTCTGGATTACCGACCCCTGGGTGGCGGCGATCTGCCTTGGCGTGGCGCTCTTCACCTGGTTCACGCCGACGCGCTGGCTGGAGGGCAAGTTTCTCTCGATTGCCGACGGCATGGGTCTAGCCGCCTATGCGGTGCTCGGCACGGCGAAGGCCCTTCAATATGGCGTGCCGCCCGTGCCTGCGCTGCTGATGGGAGTCATCACCGGGACAGCCGGCGGGATCATCCGCGACGTGCTGGCAGGTCGCCCGTCGATCCTGATGCGGCCGGAACTCTATGTCACCGCGGCGGCGCTGTCGGCCTCGATCACCGTCGCAGGGAGCTTGCTGGGTGTCACCAATTGGTGGACATGGATCGCGGCGGCGCTGGCGGGCTTTGCGCTGCGCCTAGCCGCGATCCTGCTCAATCTGGCCCTGCCCGCCTATGACGAGCGGGCCGCCGCCGAGGACTAG
- a CDS encoding PepSY domain-containing protein, giving the protein MANQRIMQRFAKWHIWLGWLVGVPILMWTVTGLIMVIKPIEEVRGNHLRKEVTERALPPDTNISVALPSESTEPVRSVTTQVERGETVTRITYMDGTSERFRTNGVKMSPLSEVEARLIVGERIHGGDKVVSTARYEADAVPFDFRRPMPVWQVVLEDGTHVYVGTETGAIEAVRTRWWRTFDFVWGLHIMDLETREDTSHPILILFALLGVIGSLLGCVLMFRRRKARPQVTT; this is encoded by the coding sequence GTGGCGAACCAGCGCATCATGCAGCGCTTTGCGAAATGGCACATCTGGCTCGGATGGCTGGTCGGCGTGCCGATCCTCATGTGGACGGTCACCGGCCTCATCATGGTCATCAAGCCGATCGAGGAAGTGCGCGGCAACCACCTCCGCAAGGAAGTGACCGAGCGCGCGCTGCCGCCCGATACGAACATCTCGGTCGCGCTTCCGTCCGAAAGCACCGAACCGGTCCGCTCGGTCACCACGCAGGTCGAGCGTGGCGAGACCGTGACGCGCATCACATACATGGACGGGACGAGCGAACGCTTCCGCACGAATGGCGTGAAGATGTCGCCCCTGTCCGAAGTGGAAGCGCGGCTGATCGTGGGCGAACGCATTCACGGCGGGGACAAGGTGGTCAGCACGGCGCGTTATGAGGCCGACGCCGTGCCCTTCGACTTCCGCCGCCCGATGCCGGTCTGGCAGGTCGTGCTGGAAGACGGCACGCACGTCTATGTCGGCACCGAAACCGGCGCGATCGAGGCGGTGCGCACGCGCTGGTGGCGGACCTTCGATTTCGTCTGGGGCCTCCACATCATGGACCTGGAAACGCGCGAGGACACGAGCCACCCAATCCTCATCCTCTTCGCCCTGCTCGGCGTGATCGGATCGCTGCTTGGTTGCGTGCTCATGTTCCGCCGCCGCAAGGCGCGCCCGCAGGTAACCACTTGA
- a CDS encoding serine hydrolase domain-containing protein encodes MILRTFAAALCLGTAACATPWATSPLASAPEQVDGVARTVLAQLNVAGIGMARIEDGRVVWMDFWGEQAEGVPVGPQTAFNVASVAKTVLAETTYRIADRTDLDLDDPIAAYYEHPELSKDARYAKLTPRILLSHQAGLLNWADSYDDGKLAFIDEPGNGQVHYSGAGITIVMRYLEARYGKTYPELVDEYLFNPLGIAEIAVGREDWLEGRVAGPVDATGKRYAPFTNDRSGALILMGAYNPADNLYATVPGYARLLVALIKADDLSPEMQQERSTLLSRSDSALGYVCVATPEDCPDPLGYGPGWTLFGEPDRMILNHSGNDFGEHAQVYFSPETREGLVLFMNGGDAFELGLQLLEATDPDLLMARHYRALFDQMAAQAE; translated from the coding sequence ATGATTCTTCGAACTTTCGCCGCAGCGCTTTGTCTCGGCACGGCAGCTTGCGCCACGCCCTGGGCCACATCGCCTCTAGCCAGTGCTCCGGAACAGGTGGACGGTGTCGCGCGCACAGTGCTCGCCCAGCTCAACGTAGCCGGTATCGGGATGGCGCGCATCGAAGACGGGCGCGTGGTCTGGATGGATTTCTGGGGCGAGCAGGCCGAGGGTGTTCCTGTCGGCCCGCAGACCGCCTTTAACGTCGCTTCGGTCGCCAAGACCGTGCTGGCCGAGACCACTTACCGCATCGCCGACCGGACCGATCTCGATCTCGATGATCCGATTGCTGCCTATTACGAGCACCCCGAACTTTCGAAAGACGCGCGCTACGCGAAACTTACGCCGCGTATTTTGCTCTCACATCAGGCGGGGCTACTCAACTGGGCCGACTCCTACGATGACGGCAAGCTCGCCTTCATCGACGAGCCTGGCAATGGCCAGGTGCATTATTCGGGCGCCGGAATCACCATCGTCATGCGCTATCTCGAGGCTCGTTACGGGAAGACCTACCCCGAACTGGTCGACGAATATCTTTTCAATCCCCTCGGCATCGCGGAAATCGCAGTCGGCCGCGAGGATTGGCTGGAAGGACGAGTCGCCGGGCCGGTCGACGCCACGGGCAAGCGCTATGCCCCCTTCACCAACGACCGCAGCGGCGCGCTCATCCTCATGGGCGCCTACAATCCGGCGGACAATCTGTACGCCACGGTGCCCGGTTATGCCCGCCTGCTCGTCGCCTTGATCAAAGCCGACGATCTTTCGCCCGAAATGCAGCAGGAGCGCAGCACCCTGCTGTCCCGCTCGGACAGCGCACTAGGGTATGTGTGCGTTGCGACCCCCGAAGACTGCCCCGATCCCCTTGGCTACGGCCCCGGCTGGACGCTGTTCGGCGAACCCGACCGGATGATCCTCAACCATAGTGGCAACGACTTCGGCGAGCATGCACAAGTCTATTTCAGTCCGGAAACGCGGGAAGGTCTTGTCCTGTTCATGAATGGTGGCGACGCTTTCGAATTGGGACTGCAGTTGCTGGAGGCGACCGATCCCGACCTGTTGATGGCGAGGCATTACCGGGCCCTGTTCGACCAGATGGCGGCACAGGCGGAATAG
- a CDS encoding 2-oxoglutarate dehydrogenase E1 component — translation MGNESQNFLPEMGDQEGPQAGPSWGNPNWLQQVVDSEADLTAALDPTQMRLAVKQAAEKAGKPADPKAIEQAADDSIRAMLLVRLYRVRGHLAADLDPLGLSHRDVPEDLTLEWHGFAGQEDREVYVGGVFGFEWVTVGDLYRVLRETYCGKVGLEYMHISDTEERRFLQDQFETPEDTIQFTEEGKRAILAAVIRGEQYEKFLGKKYVGTKRFGLDGGESMIPALEAVIKYGGQLGVREIIYGMAHRGRLNVLANVMGKPYKVIFHEFSGGSANPDDVGGSGDVKYHLGTSTDRTFDGIDVHMSLVPNPSHLEAVNPVVLGKTRAQQAIRDDLKKHEQVLPVLLHGDAAFAGQGIVWECLGFSGVRGYNTGGCLHFVINNQIGFTTSPQFARSSPYPSDVAKGVQAPILHVNGDDPEAVTFACKLAIEYRQKFGRDIVIDMWCYRRFGHNEGDEPKFTQPLMYDAIRAHPKVSELYTKRLEDEGVIEKGYADGLCEEFNAHLEQEFAAAKDYKPNEADWFGGRWAGMNKPADPETARRNVETALDKKLFDSLGRTLTTVPDDVTIHKTLGRVLDAKRQMFETGEGFDWATGEALAFGSLVTEGFGVRLSGQDSGRGTFSQRHAVWIDQKDERKYIPLCTLPHGKFEVYDSPLSEYGVLGFEYGFAMADPKSLVMWEAQFGDFANGAQIMIDQFIAAGEVKWLRANGLVLLLPHGYEGQGPEHSSARLERFLQLCANDNIQVMNITTPANYFHVLRRQMLRSFRKPMVIMTPKSLLRHPLAKSSAEEFMGDHHFMRIKSDLKEIDDKKVRRLVLCSGKVAYDLMQRRDEAGLEDVSVVRIEQLYPFPGEPLAVRLERMTNLEEIVWCQEEPKNNGAWFFVDRLIEEAATKAGKDGMRPTYAGREVAASPATGYASRHQVQQEALVNIALGLNGAGSSN, via the coding sequence ATGGGTAACGAGAGCCAGAACTTCCTGCCTGAAATGGGCGACCAGGAGGGGCCGCAAGCCGGTCCCAGCTGGGGCAATCCGAACTGGCTGCAGCAAGTGGTCGACAGCGAGGCGGATCTTACCGCCGCGCTCGACCCCACGCAGATGCGCCTTGCGGTGAAGCAAGCCGCCGAAAAGGCCGGCAAGCCTGCCGACCCCAAGGCCATCGAACAGGCCGCCGACGACAGCATCCGCGCGATGCTGCTCGTGCGCCTCTACCGTGTGCGCGGGCACTTGGCTGCCGATCTCGATCCGCTGGGCCTGTCGCACCGCGACGTGCCCGAAGACCTGACGCTGGAATGGCACGGTTTTGCCGGACAGGAGGACCGCGAGGTCTATGTCGGCGGCGTGTTCGGTTTCGAATGGGTCACCGTGGGCGATCTCTACCGCGTTCTGCGCGAAACCTATTGTGGCAAGGTCGGCCTCGAATACATGCACATCTCGGACACGGAGGAACGCCGCTTCCTCCAGGACCAGTTCGAGACGCCCGAGGACACGATCCAGTTCACCGAGGAAGGCAAGCGTGCGATCCTCGCCGCCGTCATCCGGGGTGAGCAGTACGAGAAGTTCCTCGGCAAGAAATACGTCGGCACCAAGCGCTTCGGCCTTGATGGCGGCGAGTCCATGATCCCGGCGCTGGAAGCCGTGATCAAGTACGGTGGCCAGCTCGGCGTGCGCGAGATAATCTACGGCATGGCCCACCGTGGGCGCCTGAATGTGCTCGCCAACGTCATGGGCAAGCCCTACAAGGTAATCTTCCACGAGTTCTCGGGCGGCAGCGCCAACCCCGACGATGTCGGCGGTTCGGGCGATGTGAAATACCACCTTGGCACCAGCACCGACCGTACCTTCGACGGCATCGACGTGCATATGAGCCTTGTGCCTAACCCTTCGCATCTCGAAGCGGTGAACCCCGTCGTGCTCGGCAAGACCCGTGCGCAGCAGGCCATTCGCGACGATCTGAAAAAGCACGAGCAGGTCCTGCCCGTCCTTCTCCACGGCGACGCGGCCTTTGCCGGCCAGGGCATCGTGTGGGAGTGCCTCGGCTTCTCGGGCGTGCGCGGTTACAACACCGGCGGCTGCCTGCACTTCGTCATCAACAACCAGATCGGCTTCACGACTTCGCCCCAGTTTGCGCGGTCCAGCCCCTACCCCAGCGACGTGGCCAAGGGCGTCCAGGCGCCGATCCTCCACGTTAACGGCGACGACCCCGAAGCGGTGACCTTCGCCTGCAAGCTCGCCATCGAATACCGCCAGAAGTTCGGCCGCGACATCGTGATCGACATGTGGTGCTATCGCCGCTTCGGCCATAACGAGGGTGATGAACCGAAATTCACCCAGCCGCTAATGTACGACGCGATCCGCGCGCATCCCAAGGTGAGCGAGCTCTACACGAAGCGTCTCGAAGACGAGGGCGTGATCGAAAAGGGCTATGCCGACGGATTGTGCGAGGAATTCAACGCGCATCTTGAGCAGGAATTCGCCGCCGCCAAGGATTACAAGCCCAACGAGGCCGACTGGTTCGGTGGCCGCTGGGCGGGCATGAACAAGCCGGCCGATCCGGAAACGGCGCGCCGCAACGTGGAAACCGCGCTCGACAAGAAGCTGTTCGACAGCCTTGGCCGCACGCTGACCACCGTCCCAGACGATGTGACGATCCACAAGACGCTGGGCCGTGTGCTCGACGCCAAGCGCCAGATGTTCGAAACCGGCGAAGGCTTCGACTGGGCGACCGGCGAAGCGCTTGCCTTCGGCAGCCTCGTGACCGAGGGCTTCGGCGTGCGCCTGTCGGGCCAGGATTCGGGTCGCGGCACGTTCAGCCAGCGTCACGCCGTCTGGATCGACCAGAAGGACGAGCGCAAGTACATCCCGCTCTGCACGCTGCCGCATGGCAAGTTCGAAGTCTATGACAGCCCCTTGAGCGAATACGGCGTGCTCGGCTTCGAATACGGTTTCGCCATGGCGGACCCGAAGAGCCTGGTGATGTGGGAAGCGCAGTTCGGCGATTTCGCCAACGGTGCGCAGATCATGATCGACCAGTTCATCGCGGCTGGCGAGGTAAAGTGGCTGCGCGCCAACGGCCTCGTCCTGTTGCTGCCTCATGGTTACGAAGGCCAGGGTCCGGAACACAGCTCGGCGCGTCTCGAACGCTTCCTCCAGCTGTGCGCGAATGACAACATCCAGGTGATGAACATCACCACCCCGGCGAACTACTTCCACGTCCTGCGCCGCCAGATGCTGCGGTCCTTCCGCAAGCCGATGGTCATCATGACGCCGAAGTCGCTGCTCCGCCACCCGCTCGCCAAATCGAGCGCGGAGGAGTTCATGGGCGACCATCACTTCATGCGCATCAAGTCGGACCTGAAGGAGATCGACGACAAGAAGGTGCGCCGCCTCGTGCTGTGCAGCGGCAAGGTCGCCTATGACCTGATGCAGCGCCGCGACGAAGCGGGTCTGGAAGATGTCTCGGTGGTTCGCATCGAACAGCTCTACCCCTTCCCCGGCGAACCGCTGGCCGTGCGTCTCGAGCGCATGACCAATCTCGAAGAGATCGTCTGGTGCCAGGAAGAGCCCAAGAACAACGGCGCCTGGTTCTTCGTCGATCGCCTGATCGAGGAAGCGGCGACCAAGGCCGGCAAGGACGGCATGCGCCCGACCTATGCGGGCCGCGAAGTCGCCGCATCGCCCGCCACGGGCTACGCCAGCCGCCACCAGGTGCAGCAGGAAGCCCTCGTCAACATCGCGCTGGGCCTCAACGGCGCCGGCAGCAGTAACTGA
- the lpdA gene encoding dihydrolipoyl dehydrogenase, with product MADYDYDVLVIGAGPGGYVAAIRAAQLGLKTACAESRETLGGTCLNVGCIPSKAMLHASEFFDAAANGAMADMGIEVAPKLNLDKMHAQRRDAVKGLTGGIEFLFKKNKVDWKKGHATFQDAHTVKVGDETVTAKNVIIATGSSVTPLPGVEVDNDAQVVVDSTGALELASVPKKMVVIGGGVIGLELGSVWNRLGAEVVVVEFLDKLLPGMDDDVRKEAAKIFKKQGMELKLKTKVTGVTVTGKKATLTLEPSAGGEAETLEADCVLVSIGRKPNTDGLGLENIGLEVNKRGQIETDHDFRTTVDGVWAIGDVVPGPMLAHKAEDEGIACAENIAGQTGIVNHDIIPGVVYTLPEFAGVGLTTEEAIEKMGGDKAKVKVGKFPMMANSRAKTNHEPDGFVKVIAEAESDRVLGVWAIASVAGTMIAQAAQAMEFGATSEDIAYTCHAHPTHSEAIKEAAMAVQGKPIHI from the coding sequence ATGGCAGATTACGACTACGACGTTCTTGTTATCGGTGCTGGCCCGGGTGGCTATGTCGCGGCGATCCGCGCTGCGCAGCTGGGCCTGAAGACCGCCTGTGCAGAAAGCCGCGAGACGCTGGGCGGCACCTGCCTCAACGTGGGATGCATCCCGTCGAAGGCGATGCTGCACGCGTCCGAGTTCTTCGACGCTGCTGCCAATGGCGCGATGGCCGACATGGGCATTGAGGTCGCGCCGAAGCTCAATCTCGACAAAATGCATGCCCAGCGCCGCGATGCGGTCAAGGGTCTGACCGGCGGCATCGAGTTCCTGTTCAAGAAGAACAAGGTCGACTGGAAAAAGGGCCACGCCACCTTCCAGGACGCGCACACGGTCAAGGTCGGCGACGAAACGGTCACCGCCAAGAACGTGATCATTGCCACCGGTTCCTCGGTCACCCCGCTTCCGGGAGTCGAGGTAGACAACGATGCTCAAGTGGTGGTCGATTCCACCGGCGCGCTCGAGCTGGCCTCGGTGCCGAAGAAGATGGTCGTCATTGGCGGCGGCGTGATCGGCCTCGAACTGGGGTCGGTCTGGAACCGCCTTGGCGCCGAGGTGGTGGTCGTGGAATTCCTCGACAAGCTGCTGCCCGGCATGGACGACGATGTCCGCAAGGAAGCGGCCAAGATCTTCAAGAAGCAGGGCATGGAGCTGAAGCTCAAGACCAAGGTCACCGGTGTGACGGTCACGGGCAAGAAGGCCACGCTGACGCTTGAACCGTCCGCTGGCGGCGAAGCGGAAACGCTCGAAGCCGATTGCGTGCTGGTCTCCATCGGTCGCAAGCCTAATACCGACGGCCTCGGCCTCGAGAACATCGGTCTGGAGGTCAACAAGCGCGGCCAGATCGAAACCGATCACGATTTCCGCACGACTGTCGACGGCGTCTGGGCCATCGGCGACGTCGTCCCCGGCCCCATGCTCGCGCACAAGGCGGAAGACGAAGGCATCGCCTGTGCCGAGAACATCGCGGGCCAGACCGGTATCGTGAACCACGATATCATCCCGGGCGTGGTCTACACCCTGCCCGAATTCGCCGGTGTCGGCCTCACCACCGAAGAAGCCATCGAGAAGATGGGTGGCGACAAGGCCAAGGTGAAGGTCGGCAAGTTCCCGATGATGGCCAACAGCCGCGCCAAGACCAACCACGAACCCGACGGCTTCGTGAAAGTCATCGCCGAAGCGGAGAGCGACCGGGTACTCGGCGTCTGGGCGATCGCCAGCGTTGCCGGCACCATGATCGCGCAGGCTGCTCAGGCGATGGAATTCGGCGCTACATCCGAAGACATCGCCTACACCTGCCACGCCCACCCGACGCATTCGGAAGCGATCAAGGAAGCGGCCATGGCGGTCCAGGGCAAGCCGATCCACATCTGA
- a CDS encoding MarR family winged helix-turn-helix transcriptional regulator, with translation MEYRNEAPPVGLGTLLRALLAQLEPAVELAYTKCDPLMRSRYYPVMRALLSERQATVGEIAQAVGVSQPAMTQTIRQMVQDDLLEVKLGEDRRARLVTLSERGMEAVANLRPVWAAVSEASATMAADADIDLVTTLERALAALGEKDFAARIADAQGDTK, from the coding sequence ATGGAATATCGAAACGAAGCCCCGCCGGTTGGCCTCGGCACGCTGCTGAGGGCGCTGCTTGCCCAACTCGAACCCGCGGTGGAGCTGGCCTATACAAAGTGCGATCCGCTGATGCGTTCGCGCTATTACCCCGTCATGCGCGCTTTGTTGAGCGAACGGCAGGCGACCGTGGGCGAGATCGCGCAGGCGGTCGGCGTCAGCCAGCCCGCGATGACGCAGACGATCCGCCAGATGGTGCAAGACGACCTGCTCGAAGTGAAGCTGGGCGAAGACCGCCGTGCGCGGCTCGTGACGCTGTCGGAGCGCGGTATGGAGGCTGTTGCCAATCTGAGGCCGGTCTGGGCTGCCGTGTCGGAAGCCTCTGCCACGATGGCGGCAGACGCCGATATCGACCTCGTCACCACTCTCGAACGCGCACTTGCCGCGCTCGGAGAGAAGGATTTTGCGGCGCGGATCGCCGATGCCCAAGGAGACACGAAATGA
- a CDS encoding amidase family protein: MSDTSAREEICVAYPKLTQEPGAIETAAMIARGEMSPLEAVDHAIARIERLDAHINAVVVCDFDRARDKAKAMTGSGGSRGQPLFGVPMTIKESFDIEGLPTSWGHEAHRDAIAKADSRVVTLLKQAGVVFLGKTNVPPDLADWQSANPVYGRTHNPHDHERSPGGSSGGSAAAVASGMVPCEFGTDIGGSVRVPAHFCGVWGHKSSWGLISKEGHDHPLMAGRGAHDGALSIAGPLARNAADLAVLLRLTASMPLSERTRPLRDCRVLMLIDHPSCPTDSGVRGPMEAAAIALEKAGVTVDRSSDLVPDLERQHGNYMRMLNIAMARGAPNKDGKRASATDWFDLLDTQARNEMAWHRLFETYDFVLAPPAPVLAVPNSKTRVFDGTIEIEGKEAPGAAGLCWAGLATFPNLPATVLPIGESGGLPCGMQVMAPRWADLAAIEAAEEIGRVLHS, from the coding sequence ATGTCCGACACATCCGCGCGAGAGGAGATCTGCGTGGCCTATCCGAAACTGACCCAAGAGCCCGGCGCCATCGAGACCGCCGCCATGATCGCGCGTGGCGAGATGTCGCCGCTCGAGGCCGTCGACCACGCGATTGCGCGGATCGAGCGGCTCGATGCCCATATCAACGCGGTCGTCGTGTGCGATTTCGACCGTGCGCGCGATAAGGCCAAGGCGATGACGGGCAGCGGCGGCTCACGCGGCCAGCCGCTGTTCGGCGTGCCGATGACGATCAAGGAAAGTTTCGACATCGAGGGTCTGCCCACCAGTTGGGGGCACGAGGCGCACCGGGACGCCATCGCCAAGGCGGATTCGCGCGTTGTAACGCTGCTGAAGCAGGCGGGCGTAGTGTTTTTGGGCAAGACCAACGTCCCGCCCGACCTTGCCGACTGGCAATCCGCCAACCCGGTCTATGGCCGCACGCACAATCCCCACGACCATGAGCGTTCGCCCGGCGGGTCCTCGGGCGGTTCCGCAGCGGCCGTGGCGAGCGGCATGGTGCCCTGCGAATTCGGGACCGACATCGGCGGCTCGGTGCGTGTGCCTGCGCATTTCTGCGGCGTCTGGGGACACAAGTCGAGCTGGGGCCTGATCAGCAAGGAGGGTCACGACCATCCGCTGATGGCCGGCCGCGGCGCGCATGACGGGGCGCTCTCCATTGCCGGCCCGCTGGCCCGCAACGCCGCCGATCTGGCGGTGCTGCTGCGCCTGACCGCCTCAATGCCGCTGTCCGAGCGCACCAGGCCCTTGCGCGACTGCCGGGTCCTGATGCTCATCGACCACCCCTCCTGCCCCACTGACAGCGGAGTGCGTGGCCCGATGGAGGCGGCCGCCATCGCGCTGGAGAAGGCCGGAGTGACGGTTGACCGCAGCAGCGACCTCGTCCCCGATCTCGAGCGCCAGCACGGCAACTACATGCGCATGCTCAACATCGCCATGGCGCGCGGCGCGCCGAACAAGGACGGCAAGCGCGCGAGCGCGACCGACTGGTTCGACCTCCTCGACACGCAGGCGCGCAACGAGATGGCGTGGCACCGCCTGTTCGAGACCTACGACTTCGTCCTTGCCCCGCCCGCACCGGTGCTTGCCGTCCCGAACAGCAAGACCCGCGTGTTCGACGGGACCATAGAGATCGAGGGAAAGGAGGCTCCCGGAGCCGCGGGCCTGTGCTGGGCGGGTCTTGCCACCTTCCCCAATCTTCCCGCCACCGTCCTTCCCATTGGCGAGAGCGGCGGGCTTCCGTGCGGCATGCAGGTCATGGCTCCGCGCTGGGCGGACCTGGCAGCCATCGAAGCTGCGGAAGAGATCGGCCGGGTCTTGCACTCCTGA